TGTAATTATAAAGCTTACAGAATTCGGTAAAGAGAAAAGAGAAATCTCTAAAGGACACGTTTTTCAGTTTAATAACAAAATACGTGAGAGTCTTACCGAAAACGAAATAAATTCATTTTTTAAAGTAACCGAAATCATAAACAAACTTATAGCCGACAAACAGATATATGATGATATGTCGTCAAAGGCTGTATAAAAAATCAAACCTATTCAAGTAATGAGCAAAAGAAGAATTAAAAAAGTAGCAATTATTGGATCTGGAATTATGGGATCTGGAATTGCTTGTCACTTTGCGAATATCGGTGTTGACGTATTACTTTTGGATATCGTTCCAAGAGAATTAACGGACAAGGAAAAAGCAAAAGGACTAACTTTAGAAGACAAAGCTGTTCGTAATCGTTTAGTAAACGATGCTTTAACAGCTTCTTTGAAGTCTAAACCATCTCCTATCTACAACAAGAAATTCGCAGATAGAATTACAACTGGTAATATTGATGACGATTTACATAAGATTAAAGATGTAGATTGGGTAATGGAAGTTGTTGTTGAACGTTTAGATATCAAGCAAAGCGTATTTGAAAAGGTAGAAAAATATCGTACTCCAGGTACTATTATTTCTTCTAACACTTCAGGAATTCCTATTAAGTTTATGAACGAAGGTCGTAGTGAAGACTTCAGAAAGCATTTTGCAGTTACTCACTTCTTCAACCCTCCTCGTTACTTAAAATTATTTGAAGTTGTTCCAGGACCAGATTGTAAACAAGAAGTTACTGATTTCTTAATGGAATATGGAGATAAGTTCTTAGGTAAAACTTCAGTTTTAGCAAAGGATACTCCTGCATTTATTGGAAACCGTATTGGTATCTTCGGAATTCAATCTTTATTCCACCAAGTAAAAGAATTAGGTTTAACTGTAGAAGAAGTTGATAAATTAACTGGACCAGTAATCGGTCGTCCAAAATCAGCTACTTTCCGTACTGTAGATGTTGTAGGATTAGATACTTTAGTGCACGTTGCTAATGGTATTTATGAAAACTGTCCTAATGACGAAGCTCACGACTTATTTAAGTTACCAGATTTCATCAATACAATGATGGAAAACAAATGGTTAGGAAGTAAGACTAAACAAGGTTTCTATAAAAAAACTGTAAATGCAGAAGGTAAAAAAGAGATCTTAACTCTTGATTTAGATACGATGGAATATCGTTCTAAGAAAAGAGCCTCTTTCGCTACTTTAGAATTAACGAAAACGATTGACAAACCAATTGATAGATTCAAAGTATTAGTTGGTGGTAAAGATAAAGCGGGTGAATTCTACCGTAAGAACTTTGCAGCAATGTTTGCTTATGTTCAAAATAGAATTCCTGAAATTTCAGATGAACTATACAGAATTGATGATGCCATGAAAGCTGGATTTGGATGGGAAAATGGACCATTCGAAATTTGGGATGCTGTAGGTGTTGAAAAAGGTATCGAATTAATGAAAGCTGAAGGTAAAGAACCTGCTGCTTGGGTAACTGAAATGGTTGCTAAAGGAGAAACTGCTTTCTATACTGTTAAAGACGGTGCTACATATTATTATGATGTAAATGAAAAGGCTCAAGTTAAAAAACCTGGACAAGATTCATTCATTATTTTAGATAACATTAGAAAATCTAACGAAGTATTCAAAAACTCAGGAGTTGTAATTGAAGATTTAGGAGACGGAATCTTAAACTGTGAGTTCCAATCGAAAATGAATACTATCGGTGGAGATGTTTTAGCTGGATTAAACAAAGCAGTTGATTTAGCTGAAAAAGATTTTGAAGGATTAGTAGTAGGAAATCAAGGTGCTAACTTCTCTGTAGGAGCAAACATCGGTATGATTTTCATGATGGCTGTTGAACAAGAGTATGATGAGTTAAACATGGCTATCAAATACTTCCAAGATACAATGATGCGTATGCGTTATTCTTCTATTCCAGTTATTGCTGCACCTCATGGAATGGCTTTAGGTGGAGGATGTGAATTATCATTACACGCGGATAAAGTTGTAGCTGCTGCTGAAACTTACATGGGATTAGTAGAATTTGGTGTTGGAGTTATCCCTGGTGGTGGTGGATCAAAAGAAATGGCTTTAAGAGCGTCTGATACATTCCGTAAAGGTGATGTTCAATTAAACGTTTTACAAGAGTATTTCTTAACTATCGGTATGGCTAAAGTATCTACCTCTGCTTATGAAGCTTTTGATTTAGGTTTATTACAACAAGGAAAAGATGTTGTTGTTGTAAATAGAGATCGTCAAATTGCAGAAGCTAAGAAACATGCATTATTATTAGCTGATGCTGGTTATACACAACCAGTTGACCGTAAAGATGTATTAGTACTTGGTAAACAAGCTTTAGGTGCATTTATGGTAGCTACTGACTCTATGAAAGCAAGTAAGTTTATCTCTGAACACGATCAAAAGATTGCTAACAAACTAGCTTATGTAATGGCTGGTGGAGATTTATCAGAACCAACAAAAGTTTCTGAACAGTATTTATTAGACATTGAGCGTGAAGCGTTCTTAAGTCTAACTACAGAACGTAAAACATTAGAGCGTATTCAGCACATGTTAAAAACTGGTAAACCATTAAGAAACTAAACAATGAAAACAGCATATATAGTAAAAGGATATAGAACTGCCGTAGGAAAGTCAAAAAGAGGTGGTTTTAGATTTAAAAGAGCAGATGAATTAGCTGCTGAGACAATTCAATACATGATGGGAAAACTTCCTGAGTTTGACGTAAAGCGTATTGATGATGTAATTGTAGGAAATGCAATGCCAGAAGGATCTCAAGGATTAAACATGGCACGTATCATTTCATTAATTGGACTAGATTCTGTTGATGTACCAGGTGTTACTGTAAATCGTTTTTGTTCGTCAGGATTAGAAACTATTGGAATGGCTGTTGCAAAAATTCAATCTGGAATGGCAGAATGTATTATTGCAGGTGGTGCGGAAAGTATGACTTCTGTTCCTATGACAGGTTTCAAACCAGAATTAAACTATAATATTGTTAATGCTGGTCATGAAGATTATTACTGGGGAATGGGAAATACTGCTGAAGCTGTTGCTCAAGAGTATAACATTTCTCGTGCAGATCAAGATGAATTTGCTTTAAATTCTCACTTAAAAGCATTAAAAGCACAATCTGAAGATCGTTTCCAAGATCAAATCGTTCCTATCGAAGTTGAAGAAACTTATGTTGATGGAAACGGTAAAAAAGCAACTCGTAAGTTTACCGTAACTAAAGATGAAGGACCTCGTAAAGGTTCTACAATAGAAGGATTACAAAGATTACGTCCTGTATTTGCTGCAAACGGATCTGTTACTGCAGGTAACTCTTCACAAACTAGTGATGGTGCTGCATTTGTAATGGTAATGAGCGAAGACATGGTTAAAGAATTAAACTTAGAACCAATTGCTAGAATGGTAAGTTATGCTGCTGCTGGTGTACCACCAAGAATTATGGGAATAGGACCAGTTGCTGCAATTCCAAAAGCATTAAAGCAAGCAGGATTACAACAAAATGATATTGACTTAATCGAATTGAACGAAGCATTTGCTTCTCAATCGTTAGCAGTAATAAGAGAGTTAGGATTAAATCCTGATATCATCAACGTAAATGGAGGAGCTATTGCTTTAGGTCACCCGTTAGGTTGTACAGGAGCGAAGTTATCAGTACAGTTATTTGATGAAATGCGCAAGCGTGAAATGAAGAACAAGTACGGTATGGTAACTATGTGTGTAGGTACTGGTCAAGGAGCTGCTGGTATTTTTGAATTTTTAAACTAACATTTCAAACGAAACAAAAAAATTATTAAAGATGGCTGAAACATTAAATAAAGATATCATAAGAGGAGGACAGTTTTTAGTAAAAGAAACTAAATGTGAAGATGTATTTACTCCTGAAGATTTTTCTGAAGAGCAAACAATGATGAGAGACGCAGTTATGGAGTTCAATGATCGTGAGATCATTCCTCACAAAACTCGTTTCGAAGCTAAAGATTATGCATTAACAGAAGAAACTATGCGTAAAGCTGGTGAATTAGGATTCTTAGGAGTTGCTGTTCCTGAAGCTTACGGAGGATTAGGAATGGGGTTTGTTTCTACAATGTTAACTTGTGATTATATCTCTAGTGGAACAGGTTCATTTAGTACTGCTTTTGGTGCGCATACAGGAATTGGTACTATGCCAATTACATTATACGGTACTGAAGAACAAAAGCAAAAATATGTACCAGCTTTAGCAATGGGTGAAAGATTTGGAGCTTATTGTTTAACTGAGCCAGGTGCAGGATCTGATGCTAACTCTGGTAAAACTACTGCTGAGTTAACTGAAGATGGTAAACACTATAAAATTAACGGACAAAAAATGTGGATCTCAAATGCAGGATTTGCTGAGATTTTCATCGTTTTTGCTCGTATCGAAGATGATAAAAACATTACTGGATTTATTTTAGAATATGACAAGGACAATCCAAACGGAGTAACTTTAGGTGAAGAAGAGCACAAATTAGGTATTAGAGCTTCTTCTACTCGTCAAGTATTCTTCAATGATACTTTAATTCCAGTTGAAAACATGTTATCTGAGCGTGGTGGTGGATTTAAAATTGCGATGAACGCATTAAACGTTGGTCGTATTAAATTAGCTGCTGCTTGTTTAGATTCTCAAAGAAGAGTTATTACTGATGCAGTAAAATATGCAAACGAGCGTAAGCAGTTTAAAACTCCTATCGCTGAATTCGGAGCTATTAAAATGAAGTTAGCTGAAATGGCTGCTAACGCATACGCTGGAGAATCTGCTTCTTATAGAGCTGCAAAGAATATTGAAGACAGAATCGCTATTCGTGAATCTGAAGGGAATTCTCACCAAGAAGCTGAGTTAAAAGGTGTTGAGGAATTCGCTATCGAATGTTCTATCTTAAAAGTAGCTGTTTCCGAAGATATTCAAAACTGTGCTGACGAAGGTATCCAAATTTATGGAGGTATGGGATTCTCTGAAGAAACTCCAATGGAAGCTGCATGGAGAGATGCTCGTATTGCTCGTATCTATGAAGGAACAAACGAAATTAACCGTATGTTATCTGTAGGTATGTTAGTTAAAAAAGCAATGAAAGGTCATGTTGATTTATTAGGACCTGCAACTGCTGTAGGAAATGAATTAATGGGTATTCCTTCTTTTGACGCTCCAGATTTTTCTGAGTTATTCTCTGAAGAAAAAGATATTATCGCTCGTTTAAAGAAAGTATTCTTAATGGTAGCTGGTTCTGCAGTTCAAAAGTTTGGTCCTGCTTTAGAGCAACACCAACAATTATTAACTGCTGCTTCTAACATTTTAATTGAGATTTATATGGCTGAATCTACAATTTTAAGAACAGAAAAGAACGTAAAGCGTTTTGGTGAAGATGCTCAAAAAGAGCAAATAGCTATGGCTAAATTATACTTATACAATGCTGTTGAAATCATTACTCGTAGTGGTAGAGAAGGAATTATTTCTTTTGCTGAAGGAGATGAGCAACGTATGATGTTAATGGGATTAAAGCGTTTTACTAAGTATACTAACTACCCTAACGTAGTGGAGTTACGTAATATTATCGCAGAAAAGTTAAAAGCAGAAAATAAATACTGCTTCTAAAAAAATATAAAACTGCTTTCGAACTCATTAGAAAGCAGTTTGAAAAAAAATTTCTTCAACTTTTATAGGTTTTAGAATTTAGTTGTTTGTTTAGAGATCACTGATTCACTTCAGTGATCTTTTTTTGTAAAAAAGAATTACTTTAGTACTACCAAATAAAGAATATGAAAAAACTGACTTCCCTACTCGTCCTAATCTCTTTAATCGTTCTTAGTTCTTGTGATGATTGTATGAAAACAATAACGATTCCACAATTTTATTTTTTTAACGGACAATCTTACAGTAGAGATATAGCACAGGAAGTTCCATGTGATTTTCCGGACCCAACCGAGCCTGAATTAATTGAACCTCCACTGCTAGGAAATTTTTCATACGAAGTCATCAACTTTACTTTCACTCCAGATACAGGATACAATTCTTTTAAATTAGAGTTTGAGGTTAAACTTAACAACGGAAATAATTTTGATGTTACCGGAATTCCAATCTTTACATTGAAAAACGACGATGTTACAGTTTCTGGTTCATATGACAATAATTTAATTAATTCATGTAATCAAATTTCTGCTAATTCAGAATGTACTGTAACATATTCGGCAGAAGAATCGTTTGATATAGCAATGGTTAATTCAATTGAATTAATTAATGTCGAATATCTATTAACTAATTAAATTATTAATGAAAGTAAAATTAAATCCATCAATTGAACATCACACACTAGTTGCTATTGTTTTAATGATTTGGGCATTCTTATTTGGGATTTTAGCACGTCCATTTGAGCATGGTTACATGGATTTAAAAATTTGGCTAAAAGTAAGTGCAATCTTTAGTATTGCTTTTTTCGCTAGTTATTTTTGTATTGCTATTCTTCAGAATAAAATCTACAACTACATAAGGAAATGGAGCATTGTTTATGAAGCTTGTACGTATATAATTTTGTTCTTCATTTATACACTACTTACCTTCTACCTTTATAGAAGTTCTTTAATAAATGGGATTTATAATTTCAATGAATTCTTTTTCGAAATAAGTATCAACATTATTTTTATTGTTACTCCGATTGTAATCGTTGCTCGCAAATACACGTTGAAACTAATGGTTAAAACAGAAGAAAAGAACATTACCATAAAAGGTGATAATAAATTAGATGTTCTTAAAATTAAACCTTCAAATCTAATTTGTATTTCCAACGCTCAAAATTACGTAGAGATTTATTATCTGGAAGGTGACCAATTAAAAACTAAACTTCTTCGAAGTTCTTTAAAGAAACTTCTGACTGATTTCGACTTTCTAATACAGGTACATCGTTCTCATTTAATTAATCCAGATCACTTTCAATCTTGGAAAGATTCAAATACAATAGAGCTTTCTAAAATAGAATTACCAGTTTCAAAAAGTTATAAAAACAACGTTTTACACCTCTAAATTTTATACCAAAAAACAACTATTTCATACCTAAGCTATTTTTTTTAACCTAAAAAAGGGTTCTTTATACCGCTTTCCAATTCTATATAATCTAACATTTTTTTTGCCACTATTTTTCGATCATTAAACTTTAAAAAAGGAACAAATGAAAAGATTAATTGGTATAGTTCTAATCAACTTTTGTCTATTTATAGGTATTACCAGACCCTTAAAGTATCTACTGGCTGATGGACCTATTGATTCACTTGCTATGAAACCCGAAGAAGTACTCAATAGTTTAACTTATAAAATTGCTTTTTACATACACATTATTACTGGGGGAATTGCTTTGTTAATTGGTTGGATTCAATTTGTGAAAAGAATTAGAACAAAATATCCAAAATTGCATCGAACTATCGGAAAAATTTATGTCGGTTCTATTCTAATAAGTAGTCCTTTTGCATTTTACATTAGCTTTTTCGTAAGAGGTGGATTACCTACAGAAATTGGATTCACTTTTGGATCATTAATCTGGGTTACTGCAACCTATTTAGGTTATCGCGCCATTCGAAAAGGCAATTTAGCTGGACATATTGAATATATAACCTATAGCTATGCTGGAACTTTTGCTGCGGTAACTTTACGTTTATGGTTACCTCTACTTATTTCATATTTTGGTAACTTTAACACCGCCTATGGAATATCTGTTTGGTTAAGCTGGATTCCAAATGTCTTAATCGCTTACCTAATAATCCACAAAAAAGAAAGTATGTTATATTATTATAAAAAATATAGAATTGAAGCTGTTCTTAAGGGAACTGCGGGAATCGTTCTTGTATTTTTTATGCTCTCATATACTAGCGTTCAAACTTGGTTTTACAAAAAACCATCGTTCGAAGGAAAAGCTTTAGAAAGACAAAACAATCTTTCAAACTCCTATTTTTCTAAAGAAAAATTTATTGAAATTGAGGAATACCTAAAAGAAGAATCTGAAACTACAAGTATGATAGTTTTGGAAAATGGAAAGGTTGTTTATGAGTATGGTGATATTTCAGAAGTTTACAACATAAAAGATTCTAAAACGGGGATTATAAGTTTACTTCTAGGTAAATATTTAAAAGAACAAGATTTAAATACAACTATTGAAAGTAATAATATAAATGAGTATTATGGATTACTTCCAATTGAAAAAAATGCTAAAGTAAAACATCTACTCACCTCTACATCAGGAGTGTTTTATTTAAAAAATGAGCGAGCATATTATACGAATCGTACAATAAGAGAAAGAGGAAAAGTTGAACCTGGTGAATATTTCATGTTTAACAATTGGGATTATAACGTTGCTAGTTACTTATTAGAAAAAAAATCTGGAAATAGCTTTGCAAAGGCACTCGAAGATCAATTGGCAATTCCACTGGGTTTTGAGGATTGGAATATTGCAAATCAAAAGGTAATTTTCAATAAGAAAAAGTCGAAGTTTGGAACTCAAGAAATTCATATTTCAACAAGAGATATGGCTAAAATCGGACAATTATTACTCCAAAAAGGATCTTGGAATGGCAAACAAATCATATCGAAAGATTGGATTGAAAAAACGACCTCTACCTCTATTCCAATGGATACTTTAAATTCTAGGCTTGGCAGAGATACATCTAGTCCTCTGCAACAATCGTATGGTTATTTATGGTGGCTCTTTGAACGCTTTTATGATAATCCAGATTTTGAAGGAGCTTTTACGTCATGGGATGAATCTGGCCAATTTATTACTGTTATCCCTAAAAGAAATGTTGTTGTAGCTCATAAAACCAAATTAGACTATTTAACTCATACTCAATTATCAGAACGCACAAAACTTCCTTCTTGGAAATACTGGTGGATTCTTAGAAAATTAATGCTCAACAGAAAATCTATTGCAGAATTTGCGAAAGAAGAAACCTTAGAGGAAGTCATTGAGTTTATAAAAACTGAATACAATAAAGAATCTGAATACGCCATTTCTGAAAGACTGATTAACGAATACGCATTATCTCTAGCGGAAGAAAACAAACATGAAGATGCCGTAAAGTTTTATGAATTGAATCTTCAACTTTATCCCGGACGTGGCTATTATACACATAGAATTTATAATTATCTAGGACAAAGTTTATTTGCATTAGACAGAAAAAAAGAAGCGTTAAAAGCGTTTGAAACTTCATTGGAATGGAATTCAGATAACCCAACAGCGACTAAAATGATCAAAGAATTAAAATCATATTCCAATTAACATAGGAATATCAATTTATCAATATTAGATTTGTTCACACTCAATGGTAATACTACAGGCACTGTCTGTAGTATTATTCTTTTTTAACGTTATCCCAAATTATAAGAAGTAGATTCTTTAAATGAATCTAAAACAAAAGAACTATGAATTGTAGAAATTCCCTCAACAACTGAAAGTTTCTCATTAATGAAAACTTGAAAACTATTCATATCGTTAACGGCAACTTTAATTAAAAAATCAAAATTACCAGAAACATGGTGGCATTCCATTACGGAAGACAGATTAAACATTTTTTGCTTAAATTCATCTATCAAACTCTTCTGATGTTTAAATAGGGTGATTTGACAATACGCGATAATTTGTTTTCCGATAATTTCACGATCAACCAGAGCAACATATTTCTTAATTACACCACTCTTCTCCAATCTCTTTATTCTTTCATACGTTGGAGTAACTGACAATCCAATTTTTGTAGCAATCTCCTTCGTGTTTTGCTTTGCATTATTCTGTAATTCACTTACTATTTTTCTATCAATTGCATCCATAATTAGAAGATATTTCTAAAAAACCAGCAACAACTTATACAAAAAAGAACAATCACTGATTTAAAACATTAAAAATAGATTATTTTTCCTTTTTATCATATTTAATAGTTTATAATTCTACAAAAATATACATTTGCGAAAATTTTATTTCATAGAACAATGAAGATGGATATTACTTTAAATGATCGTTTAAGTAACTTATTAGATAATGTAAAAAATGCACGTGATTCCTTTTTAGGATACCCTGTATCAAAAGATTTTGATTACTCACCATTGTATGATTTCTTACAATATCCTATTAACAATTTGGGGGATCCTTTTGAAGATAGTACGTACAAAGTACATACACATGAAATAGAGCGTGAAGTTGTAGATTTTTTCGCAAAGCTTTTTAGAGCTAACCCAAAAGATTATTGGGGATATGTTACCAACGGTGGATCTGAAAGTAACTTATACGGTTTGTACATCGCTAGAGAAATGTATCCAAAAGCAATGGTGTATTACTCTGAATCTACACATTATAGTGTTAAGAAGAACATTCATTTATTAAATATTCCAAGTATCGTAATTCGTTCGCAGGAAAATGGAGAAATTGATTATGAAGATTTAGAAGACACTTTACGTTTCAACAGACACAAACCTGCTATTATTTTAGCAACTCATGGAACAACCATGAAAGAAGCTAA
This genomic window from Tenacibaculum sp. 190524A05c contains:
- a CDS encoding 3-hydroxyacyl-CoA dehydrogenase/enoyl-CoA hydratase family protein; its protein translation is MSKRRIKKVAIIGSGIMGSGIACHFANIGVDVLLLDIVPRELTDKEKAKGLTLEDKAVRNRLVNDALTASLKSKPSPIYNKKFADRITTGNIDDDLHKIKDVDWVMEVVVERLDIKQSVFEKVEKYRTPGTIISSNTSGIPIKFMNEGRSEDFRKHFAVTHFFNPPRYLKLFEVVPGPDCKQEVTDFLMEYGDKFLGKTSVLAKDTPAFIGNRIGIFGIQSLFHQVKELGLTVEEVDKLTGPVIGRPKSATFRTVDVVGLDTLVHVANGIYENCPNDEAHDLFKLPDFINTMMENKWLGSKTKQGFYKKTVNAEGKKEILTLDLDTMEYRSKKRASFATLELTKTIDKPIDRFKVLVGGKDKAGEFYRKNFAAMFAYVQNRIPEISDELYRIDDAMKAGFGWENGPFEIWDAVGVEKGIELMKAEGKEPAAWVTEMVAKGETAFYTVKDGATYYYDVNEKAQVKKPGQDSFIILDNIRKSNEVFKNSGVVIEDLGDGILNCEFQSKMNTIGGDVLAGLNKAVDLAEKDFEGLVVGNQGANFSVGANIGMIFMMAVEQEYDELNMAIKYFQDTMMRMRYSSIPVIAAPHGMALGGGCELSLHADKVVAAAETYMGLVEFGVGVIPGGGGSKEMALRASDTFRKGDVQLNVLQEYFLTIGMAKVSTSAYEAFDLGLLQQGKDVVVVNRDRQIAEAKKHALLLADAGYTQPVDRKDVLVLGKQALGAFMVATDSMKASKFISEHDQKIANKLAYVMAGGDLSEPTKVSEQYLLDIEREAFLSLTTERKTLERIQHMLKTGKPLRN
- a CDS encoding Lrp/AsnC family transcriptional regulator; the encoded protein is MDAIDRKIVSELQNNAKQNTKEIATKIGLSVTPTYERIKRLEKSGVIKKYVALVDREIIGKQIIAYCQITLFKHQKSLIDEFKQKMFNLSSVMECHHVSGNFDFLIKVAVNDMNSFQVFINEKLSVVEGISTIHSSFVLDSFKESTSYNLG
- a CDS encoding LytTR family transcriptional regulator DNA-binding domain-containing protein, with amino-acid sequence MKVKLNPSIEHHTLVAIVLMIWAFLFGILARPFEHGYMDLKIWLKVSAIFSIAFFASYFCIAILQNKIYNYIRKWSIVYEACTYIILFFIYTLLTFYLYRSSLINGIYNFNEFFFEISINIIFIVTPIVIVARKYTLKLMVKTEEKNITIKGDNKLDVLKIKPSNLICISNAQNYVEIYYLEGDQLKTKLLRSSLKKLLTDFDFLIQVHRSHLINPDHFQSWKDSNTIELSKIELPVSKSYKNNVLHL
- a CDS encoding DUF2306 domain-containing protein gives rise to the protein MKRLIGIVLINFCLFIGITRPLKYLLADGPIDSLAMKPEEVLNSLTYKIAFYIHIITGGIALLIGWIQFVKRIRTKYPKLHRTIGKIYVGSILISSPFAFYISFFVRGGLPTEIGFTFGSLIWVTATYLGYRAIRKGNLAGHIEYITYSYAGTFAAVTLRLWLPLLISYFGNFNTAYGISVWLSWIPNVLIAYLIIHKKESMLYYYKKYRIEAVLKGTAGIVLVFFMLSYTSVQTWFYKKPSFEGKALERQNNLSNSYFSKEKFIEIEEYLKEESETTSMIVLENGKVVYEYGDISEVYNIKDSKTGIISLLLGKYLKEQDLNTTIESNNINEYYGLLPIEKNAKVKHLLTSTSGVFYLKNERAYYTNRTIRERGKVEPGEYFMFNNWDYNVASYLLEKKSGNSFAKALEDQLAIPLGFEDWNIANQKVIFNKKKSKFGTQEIHISTRDMAKIGQLLLQKGSWNGKQIISKDWIEKTTSTSIPMDTLNSRLGRDTSSPLQQSYGYLWWLFERFYDNPDFEGAFTSWDESGQFITVIPKRNVVVAHKTKLDYLTHTQLSERTKLPSWKYWWILRKLMLNRKSIAEFAKEETLEEVIEFIKTEYNKESEYAISERLINEYALSLAEENKHEDAVKFYELNLQLYPGRGYYTHRIYNYLGQSLFALDRKKEALKAFETSLEWNSDNPTATKMIKELKSYSN
- a CDS encoding acyl-CoA dehydrogenase family protein, which codes for MAETLNKDIIRGGQFLVKETKCEDVFTPEDFSEEQTMMRDAVMEFNDREIIPHKTRFEAKDYALTEETMRKAGELGFLGVAVPEAYGGLGMGFVSTMLTCDYISSGTGSFSTAFGAHTGIGTMPITLYGTEEQKQKYVPALAMGERFGAYCLTEPGAGSDANSGKTTAELTEDGKHYKINGQKMWISNAGFAEIFIVFARIEDDKNITGFILEYDKDNPNGVTLGEEEHKLGIRASSTRQVFFNDTLIPVENMLSERGGGFKIAMNALNVGRIKLAAACLDSQRRVITDAVKYANERKQFKTPIAEFGAIKMKLAEMAANAYAGESASYRAAKNIEDRIAIRESEGNSHQEAELKGVEEFAIECSILKVAVSEDIQNCADEGIQIYGGMGFSEETPMEAAWRDARIARIYEGTNEINRMLSVGMLVKKAMKGHVDLLGPATAVGNELMGIPSFDAPDFSELFSEEKDIIARLKKVFLMVAGSAVQKFGPALEQHQQLLTAASNILIEIYMAESTILRTEKNVKRFGEDAQKEQIAMAKLYLYNAVEIITRSGREGIISFAEGDEQRMMLMGLKRFTKYTNYPNVVELRNIIAEKLKAENKYCF
- a CDS encoding acetyl-CoA C-acyltransferase produces the protein MKTAYIVKGYRTAVGKSKRGGFRFKRADELAAETIQYMMGKLPEFDVKRIDDVIVGNAMPEGSQGLNMARIISLIGLDSVDVPGVTVNRFCSSGLETIGMAVAKIQSGMAECIIAGGAESMTSVPMTGFKPELNYNIVNAGHEDYYWGMGNTAEAVAQEYNISRADQDEFALNSHLKALKAQSEDRFQDQIVPIEVEETYVDGNGKKATRKFTVTKDEGPRKGSTIEGLQRLRPVFAANGSVTAGNSSQTSDGAAFVMVMSEDMVKELNLEPIARMVSYAAAGVPPRIMGIGPVAAIPKALKQAGLQQNDIDLIELNEAFASQSLAVIRELGLNPDIINVNGGAIALGHPLGCTGAKLSVQLFDEMRKREMKNKYGMVTMCVGTGQGAAGIFEFLN